A DNA window from Luteolibacter luteus contains the following coding sequences:
- a CDS encoding M42 family metallopeptidase: MVIASGPGVDSVAGVKEKAISLLQELTEAHSVPGHEDEVRAIFVDELEDCGELSADRTGSVFCELQGEGPRVLVAGHMDEVGFLVQNITPDGFIQFLPVGGWWEHSLLSQRVEIRTRAGEKIIGVVASRPPHFLPEAQRRQVMTIDQMFIDVGATSRLEVEQEFGISLGDPVAPWSPFTPLQREDWYMAKAFDNRVGMAGTIQAGKMLSAGARPNKIILAGTVQEEVGLRGAKTAAVHAKPDVAIILEGPPADDTPGFSRAESQGRLGGGVQIRLFDPSAIMNPRLADLAIRTAKDEGIPHQVTVRRSGGTDAGSFHLSQNGVPCVVLGVPARYIHSHNAIIDLNDYLHLVALTSALVRRLDDSTVKGLTSFL; the protein is encoded by the coding sequence TTGGTCATTGCCTCCGGGCCGGGTGTCGATAGCGTCGCCGGTGTGAAAGAGAAGGCGATTTCCCTGCTGCAGGAATTGACGGAGGCCCACTCGGTGCCCGGACACGAAGATGAGGTCCGCGCGATCTTCGTCGACGAACTCGAAGACTGCGGGGAGCTTTCGGCGGATCGCACGGGCAGCGTGTTCTGCGAGCTGCAAGGGGAGGGACCCCGTGTCCTGGTGGCCGGTCACATGGATGAGGTCGGCTTTTTGGTGCAAAACATCACGCCGGACGGCTTCATCCAATTCCTGCCGGTAGGCGGGTGGTGGGAGCACAGCCTTCTTTCCCAGCGTGTCGAGATCCGCACGCGCGCGGGTGAGAAGATCATCGGGGTTGTGGCTTCGCGCCCGCCGCATTTCCTGCCGGAGGCCCAGCGCCGGCAGGTGATGACGATCGATCAGATGTTCATTGATGTCGGTGCCACCTCACGGCTGGAGGTCGAACAAGAATTCGGCATTTCGCTCGGAGATCCTGTTGCCCCGTGGTCGCCCTTCACCCCGCTGCAGCGTGAGGATTGGTACATGGCGAAGGCCTTCGACAACCGCGTGGGTATGGCGGGGACCATCCAAGCGGGGAAGATGCTTTCGGCCGGAGCCCGACCTAACAAAATCATCCTGGCCGGCACGGTGCAGGAAGAAGTAGGCCTGCGGGGGGCGAAGACCGCGGCCGTTCATGCCAAGCCGGACGTGGCGATCATTCTCGAGGGTCCACCCGCAGACGATACACCCGGCTTTTCCCGAGCGGAAAGCCAAGGGCGTCTGGGTGGTGGCGTGCAGATCCGTCTTTTCGATCCCTCCGCGATCATGAATCCGCGCCTCGCCGATCTGGCGATCCGGACCGCGAAGGACGAGGGTATCCCGCATCAGGTGACCGTGCGCCGGAGCGGTGGGACGGATGCCGGGTCCTTCCATCTTTCCCAGAATGGGGTCCCCTGCGTGGTGCTGGGCGTGCCAGCGCGCTATATTCATTCCCACAATGCGATCATCGACCTGAACGACTACCTGCACCTGGTGGCGCTCACCTCGGCTCTGGTCCGTCGCTTGGACGATAGCACGGTGAAGGGGCTGACGAGCTTCCTCTGA
- a CDS encoding sulfite exporter TauE/SafE family protein encodes MLSGPGELLLALLAAFCIGMSKAGFSGISLISVFIMAELYGVVPSTGIVLPLLIFADVAVYPAFKKYGSWKPVWSLLPATVAGLAIGWWLLGVITSEPTARRVIGGCILGMVLLQALRIWKPALSDRLAHSRSFGSAAGVAGGITTMLANAAGPVIQLYLLSRRLPKMELLGIGARFFLLVNIMKLPLSGSLNLITPVTLMDNAKCVPGVVAGILIGKWLIQRVSQRVFEWMVISFAVLAAGRLLFFTPDQHRSRPAAVIQLLPVLESEQGEE; translated from the coding sequence GTGCTTTCCGGCCCCGGTGAACTACTCCTCGCGCTACTTGCGGCGTTCTGCATCGGGATGTCGAAGGCGGGCTTCAGCGGGATTTCGCTGATCTCGGTCTTCATCATGGCGGAGCTTTACGGCGTGGTGCCTTCCACGGGTATCGTGCTGCCGCTGCTGATTTTCGCCGATGTGGCGGTCTATCCGGCTTTCAAAAAGTATGGGAGCTGGAAGCCGGTCTGGAGTCTGCTGCCTGCCACGGTGGCAGGCCTCGCCATAGGCTGGTGGCTGCTAGGGGTGATTACCTCGGAGCCCACCGCCCGCAGAGTGATCGGTGGCTGCATCTTGGGGATGGTCCTCTTGCAGGCTCTGCGGATCTGGAAGCCTGCGCTTTCGGATCGGCTCGCGCATTCCCGTTCCTTTGGCTCGGCTGCCGGCGTGGCCGGGGGCATCACCACCATGCTGGCCAATGCCGCGGGACCGGTGATCCAGCTCTACCTGCTGTCCCGCCGGCTTCCGAAGATGGAACTACTCGGAATCGGAGCGCGCTTTTTCCTGCTGGTGAACATCATGAAGCTACCGCTCAGCGGAAGCCTCAACCTGATCACTCCGGTGACGCTGATGGACAACGCCAAGTGTGTGCCCGGCGTGGTAGCCGGGATCCTCATCGGGAAATGGCTGATCCAGCGGGTCTCCCAACGGGTTTTCGAGTGGATGGTGATCAGCTTTGCTGTCCTTGCCGCGGGGCGTCTCCTGTTCTTTACGCCCGACCAGCATCGCTCACGACCGGCGGCGGTGATTCAACTCCTGCCAGTTCTGGAAAGCGAACAAGGCGAGGAATAG
- a CDS encoding site-2 protease family protein, which yields MVRFTLFGIPVEIQPWFWITLAILGAPRGGDGATQEGILVMFLFVLAGFISILVHELGHALTGRKFGAQTAITLHAFGGYAIFPAARFSRWQDFLVTAAGPAVQIVLGVIFFFIYMKTRGTISPFAAHFLGDLAGISIFWAVLNLIPVIPLDGGRLLVSILGPSRIELSLKVSMGVAIAGAVALFASGKGPFFALFLALFAFQNWQELNHRRRS from the coding sequence ATGGTTCGTTTTACATTGTTCGGGATTCCAGTGGAGATCCAGCCGTGGTTCTGGATCACCCTTGCGATCCTTGGAGCACCTCGTGGCGGGGATGGAGCCACGCAGGAAGGGATTCTGGTGATGTTCCTCTTCGTTCTGGCAGGTTTCATTTCCATTCTGGTTCACGAACTGGGCCACGCACTCACCGGCCGGAAATTCGGAGCACAGACCGCCATTACTCTCCATGCCTTCGGTGGCTACGCCATCTTCCCGGCCGCCCGCTTCTCGCGCTGGCAAGATTTCCTCGTCACGGCGGCAGGACCAGCCGTCCAGATCGTCCTCGGGGTGATCTTCTTCTTCATCTACATGAAGACCCGCGGGACGATTTCCCCCTTCGCCGCTCACTTCCTCGGGGATCTCGCTGGCATCTCGATCTTCTGGGCAGTGCTCAACTTGATTCCGGTCATTCCTTTGGACGGTGGCCGCTTGCTGGTTTCGATCCTCGGCCCGTCCCGGATCGAGCTGAGCCTCAAGGTCAGCATGGGCGTGGCCATTGCCGGGGCGGTGGCCTTGTTTGCCTCGGGGAAAGGCCCCTTTTTCGCGCTATTCCTCGCCTTGTTCGCTTTCCAGAACTGGCAGGAGTTGAATCACCGCCGCCGGTCGTGA
- the topB gene encoding DNA topoisomerase III gives MGKTLIIAEKPSVMTDLSRALAKTFGKFEKEGKARDTWFENEEAIITSAVGHLVELRMPTGPNGKKLPWNFDVLPAIPQQFDLDPIPDSEPRLKQVLKLAKRKDVDLIVNACDAGREGELIFRYIMDIGGVSKPVKRLWMQSMTNQAIQDAWERLRSDEEMRPLADAAKCRSESDWLVGLNATRALTCFRSRHGGFNITAAGRVQTPTLAILAQREAEIQAFVPSPYYEVHATFDVAAGDYAGRWIDEAWKKDDNPHGRQERIWDLEKADAIKARCEGKQGAVSEEKKAQSQIVPQLYDLTTLQREAPFSAKGTLQLAQALYEKHKMITYPRTDSRYLPEDYGDTVRETLRDIASSDLPVAQYARAVLEGKAENGPRFFKSKRVFDSSKVSDHFAIIPTGKIAKLSEAEEKLYDMIVKRFIAVFFPNAEYEQTTRLTRITSPDAVDTFRTDGRVLVKPGWLEVYGRRPGVASGKDELTAVADGEKADTREIEVRHEQTKPPARFSESTLLSAMEGAGKLVDDEALREAMSERGLGTPATRAAIIEGLLAQKYIVRDGRELHVTPNGMRLIHILKEMQIVGLTSPGMTGEWEFKLRQMEHGQLQRAAFMKEIEDYTRDIVVRAKSLAAEIKNRAFPDLQATCPKCGAKGLKQTDDTYECRTVDCGFKMKKYIAGRLIAELEAAELFSKRFVGPLEGFKSKFNKPFDAGLELDDKFKVNFVFEGKEDKIVDLTEDMVLGNATLADGRSVKVYGTEKAFIVPDMKTKNDPEGLRLGRSILKQEIPVDQAFKLLASGKTDLIKGFVSNKTKRPFDAHLTLDLATGKIGFEFPERAPKAKKGAAEQK, from the coding sequence ATGGGAAAGACCCTTATCATCGCCGAGAAACCTAGCGTCATGACCGACCTCAGCCGGGCATTGGCGAAAACTTTCGGCAAATTCGAAAAAGAAGGGAAAGCCCGCGACACATGGTTTGAGAACGAAGAGGCGATTATTACCTCTGCCGTCGGCCACCTCGTGGAGCTCCGCATGCCCACCGGCCCGAACGGGAAAAAACTCCCGTGGAATTTCGACGTGCTGCCCGCAATCCCTCAACAATTCGACCTCGACCCGATCCCGGACTCCGAGCCGAGATTGAAACAGGTCCTGAAGCTGGCCAAGCGCAAGGACGTCGACCTGATCGTCAATGCCTGCGACGCCGGCCGCGAAGGCGAACTGATTTTCCGCTACATCATGGACATCGGCGGCGTCAGCAAGCCGGTGAAGCGCCTGTGGATGCAGTCCATGACCAATCAGGCCATCCAGGATGCCTGGGAGCGCCTCCGGTCCGACGAGGAAATGCGCCCGCTGGCCGATGCTGCCAAGTGCCGCTCCGAGTCCGACTGGCTGGTCGGCCTGAATGCCACCCGCGCCCTGACCTGCTTCCGCTCCCGCCACGGGGGCTTCAATATCACTGCCGCGGGCCGGGTGCAGACTCCGACGCTGGCGATCCTCGCCCAGCGGGAAGCGGAAATCCAAGCCTTCGTCCCCAGCCCCTATTATGAAGTGCACGCCACCTTCGACGTCGCTGCCGGTGACTACGCCGGTCGCTGGATCGACGAGGCGTGGAAGAAGGACGACAATCCCCACGGTCGCCAGGAGCGCATCTGGGATCTCGAAAAAGCAGACGCCATCAAGGCCCGTTGCGAAGGGAAACAAGGTGCCGTTTCCGAGGAAAAGAAGGCCCAGTCCCAAATCGTCCCGCAGCTTTACGACCTCACCACGCTCCAGCGTGAGGCCCCCTTCTCCGCCAAGGGCACGCTCCAGCTCGCCCAAGCGCTGTATGAGAAGCACAAGATGATCACCTATCCCCGTACCGACTCCCGCTACCTGCCGGAGGACTACGGGGACACCGTCCGCGAGACCCTGCGGGATATCGCGAGCTCCGACCTGCCCGTGGCGCAATACGCCCGTGCCGTGCTGGAAGGAAAGGCCGAGAACGGCCCGCGCTTCTTCAAATCCAAGCGTGTTTTCGATTCCTCGAAGGTCTCCGATCACTTCGCGATCATCCCCACCGGCAAGATCGCCAAGCTCAGTGAGGCTGAAGAGAAGCTTTACGATATGATCGTGAAGCGCTTCATCGCCGTCTTCTTCCCGAATGCGGAATATGAGCAGACGACCCGCCTGACCCGTATCACCAGCCCGGACGCCGTGGATACCTTCCGCACCGATGGCCGCGTGCTGGTGAAGCCCGGCTGGCTCGAAGTCTACGGTCGCCGCCCCGGCGTTGCCTCCGGCAAGGACGAGCTCACCGCTGTCGCCGATGGCGAAAAGGCGGACACCAGGGAAATCGAGGTGCGCCATGAGCAAACCAAGCCCCCGGCACGCTTCTCCGAATCTACCCTGCTTTCCGCCATGGAAGGCGCGGGCAAGCTCGTCGATGATGAAGCCCTGCGCGAAGCCATGTCCGAGCGTGGACTCGGGACACCCGCTACCCGCGCCGCGATCATCGAAGGCCTGCTCGCCCAGAAATACATCGTCCGCGATGGCCGTGAACTGCACGTCACTCCGAATGGCATGCGTTTGATCCACATCCTGAAGGAGATGCAGATCGTCGGCCTGACCTCTCCCGGCATGACCGGCGAGTGGGAGTTCAAACTCCGCCAGATGGAGCACGGCCAGCTGCAGCGCGCCGCCTTCATGAAAGAGATCGAGGACTACACGCGCGACATCGTCGTCCGCGCCAAGAGCCTCGCCGCTGAAATCAAGAACCGCGCCTTCCCCGATCTTCAAGCCACCTGCCCGAAATGCGGCGCGAAGGGCCTGAAGCAGACGGACGACACCTACGAGTGCCGGACCGTGGATTGCGGCTTCAAGATGAAGAAGTACATCGCCGGCCGCCTCATTGCCGAACTAGAGGCCGCAGAACTCTTCAGCAAGCGCTTCGTCGGCCCGCTGGAAGGCTTCAAGTCGAAGTTCAACAAGCCTTTCGACGCCGGCCTCGAACTCGATGACAAGTTCAAGGTGAACTTCGTCTTCGAGGGCAAGGAAGACAAGATCGTGGACCTCACCGAGGACATGGTGCTTGGCAATGCGACACTGGCCGATGGCCGCAGCGTAAAAGTTTACGGAACGGAAAAGGCCTTCATCGTCCCGGACATGAAGACCAAGAACGATCCCGAAGGCCTGCGCTTGGGACGTTCGATCCTGAAACAGGAGATCCCCGTGGATCAGGCATTCAAGCTTCTGGCGTCCGGAAAGACGGATCTCATCAAGGGCTTCGTCTCGAACAAGACCAAGCGCCCCTTTGACGCCCACCTGACGCTCGACCTTGCCACCGGCAAGATCGGCTTCGAATTCCCCGAACGCGCCCCGAAGGCGAAGAAGGGTGCCGCGGAGCAGAAGTAG
- the dprA gene encoding DNA-processing protein DprA — protein MSPLEAIVALNLLPKIGPVRVRRLLEHFGSPESILAASKDQLLRINGIGEDTAAILAKWQDHADPVAELQEVKERGLSIVTPGDSSFPPALREAYDAPLLLYVWGKLEERDRHAIGVVGTRRFTMYGRQATKKLSFQLAHAGFTIISGLARGIDTIAHEAALAANGRTVAVLGSGLAKLFPAENLPLAEKIADGHGAVISEFPLHTPPDKQTFPQRNRIVAAWSRALLVTECAQRSGSLITANLASEYGRPVFAVPGPIDQDSSAGCNQLIRDGATLVMDGGNIIDDLGELPFARSAAASGEEAAALPELPEEEARVFTALGEGESGVDRLIDSTGLPAPVVTATLMKLEMRKLVRALPGFRYVKR, from the coding sequence ATGTCCCCGCTCGAAGCCATCGTCGCCCTGAACCTGCTGCCGAAGATCGGCCCGGTAAGGGTGCGGCGTTTGCTGGAGCATTTCGGGAGTCCCGAGAGTATCCTCGCGGCATCAAAGGACCAACTGCTCCGCATCAATGGCATCGGCGAGGATACGGCGGCAATCTTGGCAAAGTGGCAAGACCACGCGGACCCCGTGGCGGAACTACAGGAAGTGAAGGAACGCGGCTTATCGATCGTCACACCCGGCGACTCGTCCTTTCCCCCTGCCCTCCGCGAAGCATACGATGCCCCGCTCCTCCTCTACGTATGGGGCAAGCTGGAAGAGCGGGACCGCCACGCCATCGGGGTGGTCGGCACACGACGCTTCACGATGTACGGGAGACAAGCGACGAAGAAGCTCTCCTTCCAGCTCGCCCATGCAGGCTTCACGATCATCTCCGGCCTCGCCCGTGGCATCGACACCATCGCGCATGAAGCCGCTCTCGCCGCAAACGGTCGCACCGTGGCCGTCCTGGGCTCGGGGCTCGCAAAACTTTTTCCCGCCGAAAATCTCCCGCTCGCCGAGAAGATCGCGGACGGACACGGTGCCGTGATCAGTGAATTTCCCCTGCATACCCCGCCGGACAAACAGACTTTTCCGCAGCGAAACCGAATCGTCGCCGCTTGGTCGCGTGCCTTGCTGGTCACCGAATGCGCGCAACGCTCCGGATCGCTTATCACCGCAAATCTCGCGAGCGAATACGGCCGCCCGGTCTTCGCGGTGCCCGGGCCAATCGATCAGGATTCTTCCGCCGGCTGTAACCAACTCATCCGCGATGGAGCGACGCTGGTGATGGATGGAGGAAATATCATCGATGACCTTGGCGAGCTCCCTTTCGCGCGCTCTGCCGCTGCGTCCGGGGAAGAAGCCGCAGCCCTGCCCGAACTCCCTGAGGAAGAGGCCCGGGTCTTCACTGCCCTTGGCGAAGGAGAGTCCGGTGTCGATCGGCTGATCGACTCCACCGGCCTTCCTGCCCCGGTGGTCACAGCCACCTTGATGAAACTGGAGATGCGGAAGTTGGTCCGTGCGCTGCCAGGCTTCCGCTACGTGAAACGCTGA